Within Quercus lobata isolate SW786 chromosome 5, ValleyOak3.0 Primary Assembly, whole genome shotgun sequence, the genomic segment cacacacacacacacacatatatatatatatatatatatattttttttttttttctattccctataaaaaaaaaaagtgtatgtaTGCAAACACTTTCAGGATctaaagtccaaaaaaaaaataaataaataaataaaaaatcacatcaaCAACCAAATTTCTCTCCCTAAtatccaaaacacaaaaaacatatctcaaaattttaaaaatcaaagagtaAAGAAAGACTTCCAGGACCCAAGACCgaacaaaatcttgaaaaaaaaaaaagtcataacttttaatttgtaatatccaaaaagaaaaacgcatctaattttttttttttttttcattcaagaCATACCTCCGGCAATATCAAAGTTTGATAGGCTGTAATAGTGGATTATGATTGATCTTGCTAATTCCTAAATATTATAACATGGCTCTACTTAATGATTAAACTATAAAACACGcatgaaaaatattaagttaCTAATTATTCAAGTAAACCTGTATGCACttagtaacaaaaaaaagagtatgTTGATGTTGTTATGTAGAAGCAATCCAAAAACactagtattattattttcatgtgtgttctaataagtattattgttaactcaaaaaaaaaaatccaaaaataaaagtgtagcattaattgcaaaaaaaattatcaaccagTCAAATAAGTACATAACACATCAAACAACTCAAAACTGTATTTTCTTGCCAAACTATTATCTAGAAAATGGCACTAAtacatcacacacacacacacacacacacacacacaatcaaaatttagagaaaatttaattcgatttttattgaattttaaattttgcgCTATgtgttccatttaatttttaattttgtgccaagtgaattactgagtgtaaaaatcgaaaagtccaaatctaattagattctaaattggatttcaattggagtccaattttccGCCAAGTGTCCttctaagttttaatttttgtggcaagtgaattattaggtacaaaaattgaagagtctaaaaccaattaaattctaaatcatatatatatatatatatatataaagctaaTAGCATGTAATCTCTTCTAAAAacaatgtataatttgaaccgtataattgtaattttttaaagttgtatccgtgcatatgcacgggatatacactaattaataattaaagcTAACAAAAGCTACAGTAGTTGAGGCCATTTTGAGTGTGTATGTTTTGTAATTTGTAAGTATTTATAGAATTTGATTCTCTCTACTTTTAGTTACCACCTTAGTCTCTTGatttaattttaccaaaaactaGATAtggataaaataatattagtagtaaataaacataaattaatttgaatgtGATAGCTGGGTAACATTATATCGCTAACACTTGGAAACTTTTCGGCCATAAGCATAACATTGCTAACATAAATGAGACGTGACAATCAAATCAACAATAACAAAGAATCTGTAAGCAAAACATAGAATGAATAGAGGGGAGAGATACAAAAGGGGCAATAcgaaattaaaatgaaaatttaaaacaatagaGGAATGGTTGTAGGAAGAATAAGGTTAGAGTGGGATATAATGGAGGAAAGAGCCGAGTTTACAATGAGAAGAGGAAaggttaaaaaatattgtaatgcAAGAATTTAAGAGATCATGCAagtaaaaattgaataaaacaTTATAGagatataagtttttttttttttttgatgcgaAAGATAGATATACTTTTATTGTGACTACGAAAAAGAGTTTACATCATGGATAAGAGCTTGCATAATACAGCAAGGATCCTCTTCAATCCACGCAACATAATCATTTATGCTAGATgcattttttgctaaaatatggGCCGGCATGTTTCCTTGTCTCCACACGTGAGAATACTCAATActtctaaactctttgctaaTGTCATGAATCCCTTGAGTCACAGCAGCTATTGAAGATGGGGCCCGGGAATAGTTACATAAAGCATTATACACAACTGTTGAATCACCTTCCAGTATAACATCCCTAACACCGACGTCCTTTGCAAAGAGCAGGCCCACCTCGACCGCTTTGGCTTCTACCTCTGCTACTCCTAATGGCAACGGGATCTTCCTGCTTAGAGCTGCTTCAAGCCTACCCTCACTGTCACAGATTACTACCCCAACACCCATTGCTTTCTGTTTCAAGAAAACTGCTCCGTCAACGTTGATCTTGAAGAGACCATCCCGTGGAGGAGTCCACCTAACACTCTGCTGAGGCGCCGGAACAACTGGTTGGTCATGTAGAATCGCCGCTCTGTACTCTCGAAGATACTCAGACGCCCAACTGAAGATCTGCCTCCCCGTCTTACTTACTCCGCCGCACCTAACCTCATTACGGTTGTGCCATACTGCCCATGCCGTCGTGGCAACCTGAGCCACGTGCTCCTCACCCACATCCTCCTGCATTAGCAGCTTCCACATTACATCTAAGAAGGACAGGGATGAACCACCCAGTGCTGGAAACACCATCTTGGAGCACTCCCTTGCCTCTTTAGATTTTCGACATTCCCACAGGACATGAAACACCGACTCCGGCACCTCTTTGCAATCTTCACATACCTCATCCTGGACTATTTTCCGGCGCAACAAGTTGTCCTTCGTCAGCAAGGCATTACGGCATGCACGCCACATAAAATGGCGAATTTTGTGAGGTACAGGGATGCTCCAAATCCTTCTCCAAAAACTCCTCAATTTGCTAGCATCCGACGGGGCACCTTTATTAGGCGATGAGAGCAGGTTCACAGCCAGCTTGTACGCACTCCTCACCGTAAATCAACCATTCGGTGTTTCGGACCAAATAAGTTTATCCAGTGGTAGCCGGGCACTAATGGGGATGCTTTTGATAATGTCAGCCTCGTGTGGTAGAAACATAGTGTCAATAACCTCAGTCCGCCACTCCCCTTTTTCACTATCTAGCAATTCTGCCACCCTGGTGTCCGCATGTAGGAAAAGCCTTGGAGTAATAATTTTATGTGATGGAGGAATAGGCAGCCATTTGTCCTCCCATACTCAAATGCTTGCTCCATTCCCAACACTCCACTTCAAGCCTTCTTTAACTAATGATTGGGCTGCCATAATACTTCGCCACGAGTATGATGGATTATTGCCAAGTGATGCATGGATAAACTCACACCTTGGGAAATATTTCGCCTTCAACACTCTATAAACTAGAGAGTCATGGCCTACTTGGAGTCTCCACCCTTGTTTCGCcaacaaaaccaaattaaaaagtttaaGGTTCTTAAAACCCATACCTCCATCTGACTTTGATTCACACATTTTGCCCCAAATCAACCAAGGGATTCTATTTTCGTTCTTCACTTGGCCCCACCAGAACTTCCTTATCATAGCCGTTAACTTATCACAAAGATTATCTGGCAGTTTAAAACAGCTCATAGTGTAAGTTAGTACAACTAACGCCACTGCTTTAATCAATATTTCTTTTTCGGCTTTGGATAACATCTTCTCTTTCCATCCAGACAATTTCTTACCAAGCTTTTCCTTTATATCATTAAAGGTGCTGCGTTTGTTTTTGCCCACAAGGGACGGCAAGCCAAGATATTTTTCATGTTGCTCGATTACTTGAGCACCAAATCTTCTTTTGATCTCCTCCTGGATCTCCTTCGGAGTATTACTGCTGAAAAATAGGGAAGTTTTTGCTCTATTCAGCTGCTGACCCGAAGCTTGCTCATAAACCCCCAACACTCTTTGCAAGGCGTCACATTCTGCAATAGTTGCTTTGCAAAAGATAAGGCtatcatcaacaaaaaataaatgggagAGCTTAGGACCCCCACGACAAATAGCAATCCCCTCCATACTGCCATTACACACTGAAGCTTTAATCAAAGCTGATAACCCTTTTGCACACAATAGAAATAAGTAAGGTGATAGGGGGTCTCCTTGTCGGATACCCCTGGAAGGAATAATGCGACCTCTAGGGCGACCATTGATCTTGATAGCATAGGATACAGTAGTAATACATTGCATGATCAAACTCCTCAATTTAATATCAAATCCCAATTTCTCCATAATTTTCTCCACAAAAACCCACTCTACCCTATCATAAGCCTTACTTATATCAAGTTTAATGGCCATCTCACCCACCTTACCCCCTTTTTTCCTACTAATATGATGCATAGTCTCAAAGGCTACCAGAACATTATCCGTGATTAACCTTTCATGTACAAAGGCACTTTGGGTATCACTAATAATGGATGGGAGAAATTTTTTCAGCCTGTTTGCTATTACTTTAGAAGCTATCTTATAAGTTACATTGTAAAGACTAATCGGCCTATAATCAGAAACATGTTTCggttcatttatttttggaataagCACAATATGAGTCTCATTAAAATTTGGAGGAGACATACCATGATTGAGGAAGTCTAACACTGTACTTGTTACAACTTCACCACAAGTATTCCaaaaatgttggaaaaaaaggggggggggggggcatacCGTCGGGGCCAGGGGCTTTCAGGGGGTACATCTACTTCAAGGCCAATCTCACTTCCTGTGCCGTGTACACTCAGGTCAgatcaacattcatagcatttGTAACTTTCGGTTGGACTGCATGTAAGATTTCAGAGAACTCATCTGGCTTGCTTGAAGTAAAAAGCTTCTCAAAATAGGCCACAGCGACTTCCTCAATCTTCGACTCATCCTCCTGCCACCTCCCCTGCTCATCAACTATACcatcaatataatttttctgGTGCCTAACCGAAGCTTTCGCATGAAAAAAACTAGTGTTCCTGTCGCCTCCTTGAAACTAGTTCAATCTTGATCTCTGTCTCCACATTTCATCTTCTTTCTCTAACCAACTGTTGAGATTAGCTCTCGTGGTCCTTAACTCGCCAATCATACCAAAACTAGATGGCTGTAATTCCAACCACTCCAGTTTCTGTTGAAGCTCAGAAATTTTCCTTCCCACGTGTCTAAACTCCTCCTTATTCCAAGTCTCTAGGTCATGTCTGCAATGCTCCAAACAACTCTTCAGTACACCCTCTGCACCTGAATGTTCCCCCATCTCCCATGCAGCTTTAACAATCTCCTCACACCTACTATCCTTCAGCCACATCGATTCGAATCTAAAactctttcttattttctttttcttcctttttggcACAAGATGAAGTGAGAGTGGTGAGTGGTCAGATGCCGATGAAGAGAGATGGTACAATTTTGCAGCTGGAAACAAATCCATCCAATCCTTGTTAGCCAACGCTCTATCAAGTCGTTCCCGAATATGCATCCCATCCGCTCGATGATACCACCAAGTGTATTTCGGTccaatgaagtccacctcccTGAAACCACAGTAATTTATAGCATCAACAAAATTCTCCATCTGCCTCCTTGGTCGTGCACGGCCACCTTCTTTCTCCGTGAGTCCcgtaatttcattaaaatctccaatgGCGAGCCATGGCACCGAGGACGTTCCCTTAAGGGATTTTAACTTGGCCCATGACTCCGGTCGTTGCGCTGTATCAGAATTACCATAAAACCCGGTGAAATGCCAGCTACCGCCATCCCATCCTCCTTCTATCCAAGCATCTATGTGATCCTGAGAATATGTTTTAATCTTCACAGTGATTCCTTCCTTCCACAACAGAGCTAACCCACCTGTACTTCCATCACTAGACACAATTAAACCATGTTTCATCTTACATCGATCCTTTACTTTCTCTAACCATTCCCTTTTCGACTTTGTCTCCATCAAAAACACAATCTTGGGCTCTTCCTTATTCACCACCTTTTCCAAGGCTTTAACTGTCCggaggttcccaagcccccggcagttccaGCTTAAGAGACTCATTGGTCTCGGTGGGGTTGCCCAACAACCTCCGCCGTTTCTGTACCATTATTTTCCTCTgcaactttcttcttttttccatgCAAGTTTACGTCAATGAGGTCTCTGTCTGAGCTTTCAACTTTTCGCTTCAGCCCAACATCAACACTCATCGTTTGATCCATATTAGTTGATGGGCTTTGTCTCACCTTTCTTTTCCAAGTTCCCTCCTTTAAGCCCAAAGCCCCTTTGTTTGATACAACATTTCCGGACCCCTCACTAAAACCATTGGGCTTTGTATTTTGTTTCCCCTTGCTTCCACCTTTATTGGGCTTAGCTTTGTCTTTCATTCCTTTCAAGCCCAGATCAGCCCAGCCCACACTAAATTCAAAATTAGTCAGCACTTCATCAGCCTTTAATTCTACCAGCTTTCCATTCCGATCTTCCTGCTGAATTTCCAATCCCGGATCGTCCTCCATGATCACGACATCAACTAGATTCACGCTGCTATCAGTGCAGTTTGCCGTTTTTTCAGTAACTGCAGCCTTAACATTCGGTCTCCTAGGCCCGTTACAAATCTCATCATCAATTGCTTTTAAAGTTTCCTCAAAATCTGGGATTTGCTCCCGAGATTCCCGTACAGCCACGTCATGCATACGTTCACCAATCCTCTGCTCATCTCCACCGTCGTTTACCTCCATTAACGCCGTTGTCACAGTTTCAGGCACACCGTCTGGTGCGCATACAGACACAGGATCCACACTACTCCGGTTCTCCATCACCACAAGACCCGATTTCGCATTCCCAGTAGCCGTTGACTACATCTTCATCCGTCGTGGTTGGTCGAAACCTTGCACCTCAACGACTGATTTCCTGCCATGGTTGAACTGCGGAGCTCTAAGCCAAGGTCCGAATTGTTGTTCCTCGACCCTTAGCGCGCCTTTACTGTTCAGCCATAGCAAGCAATCCTTATCGTCATGGGAGAGAAGCCCGCACCAGTAGCAAATGTTTGGCAGCCGTTCATACATGAACGCTGCCCATCCTTCACCTGATTGATCCCATGATATTTTCCACCCTCTACACAACGCTTTGGTTATGTCCACCTCCACTCTGACCCTCATAAAATTCCCACCCTTCATCTCGCCAGAATCCTTTGGCCTAAAAACTCTTCCAATAGTCTCGCCGATACTCACCGCCGCTTCCACCGTTAACAACTGAAATGGAAGGTTATGAATTTGAATCCAGAAGGTGGTCGTCTTAAACTCTATATCTTGGACCGGTATCGACCCATCGTACCGCTGCACCACCACCAAATGCCTATCAAACGCCCAAGGTTGTCCCTGCATTACCTTTTCCGCATCTGCTTCCATCTCAAAATCGAACAAGAGGACATTGTCTATGCCCTCACAAACCTCAAAACTCCCTCTAGTACGCCATAATGGTCTGAAGGTCTTTGCCACCG encodes:
- the LOC115990894 gene encoding uncharacterized protein LOC115990894 yields the protein MSLLSWNCRGLGNLRTVKALEKVVNKEEPKIVFLMETKSKREWLEKVKDRCKMKHGLIVSSDGSTGGLALLWKEGITVKIKTYSQDHIDAWIEGGWDGGSWHFTGFYGNSDTAQRPESWAKLKSLKGTSSVPWLAIGDFNEITGLTEKEGGRARPRRQMENFVDAINYCGFREVDFIGPKYTWWYHRADGMHIRERLDRALANKDWMDLFPAAKLYHLSSSASDHSPLSLHLVPKRKKKKIRKSFRFESMWLKDSRCEEIVKAAWEMGEHSGAEGVLKSCLEHCRHDLETWNKEEFRHVGRKISELQQKLEWLELQPSSFGMIGELRTTRANLNSWLEKEDEMWRQRSRLN
- the LOC115990895 gene encoding uncharacterized protein LOC115990895, encoding MDLTKEKKATGAVLAAKFFTRRNVNVEAVAKTFRPLWRTRGSFEVCEGIDNVLLFDFEMEADAEKVMQGQPWAFDRHLVVVQRYDGSIPVQDIEFKTTTFWIQIHNLPFQLLTVEAAVSIGETIGRVFRPKDSGEMKGGNFMRVRVEVDITKALCRGWKISWDQSGEGWAAFMYERLPNICYWCGLLSHDDKDCLLWLNSKGALRVEEQQFGPWLRAPQFNHGRKSVVEVQGFDQPRRMKM